One window of the Equus asinus isolate D_3611 breed Donkey chromosome 28, EquAss-T2T_v2, whole genome shotgun sequence genome contains the following:
- the TRADD gene encoding tumor necrosis factor receptor type 1-associated DEATH domain protein isoform X1, producing the protein MATGPNGLEEWVGSAYLFVESSLDKVVLSDAYAHPQQKVAVYRALRTALAESSGSPDVLQMLKIHRSDPQLIVQLRFCGRQACGRFLRAYREGALRAALQGCLAAALTLQSLSLELELRAGAERLDTLLTDEERCLNCIFAQKPDRLRDEELVELENVLRNLTCGSGVQGGNVEVAPAPSRPLAPSPSQEKPPPPPPSGQTFLFQGQPVVNRPLSLQDQQTFARSVGLKWRKVGRSLQRSCRALRDPVLDSLAYEYEREGLYEQAFQLLRRFVQAEGRRATLQRLVEALEENELTSLAEDLLGLANPDGGLA; encoded by the exons ATGGCGACTGGGCCAAATGGGCTCGAGGAGTGGGTGGGCAGCGCATACCTGTTTGTGGAGTCCTCGCTGGATAAGGTGGTCCTGTCGGATGCCTACGCTCACCCCCAGCAGAAGGTGGCGGTGTACAGGGCTCTGCGGACTGCGTTGGCAG AGAGCAGCGGGAGCCCGGACGTGCTGCAGATGCTCAAGATCCACCGTAGCGATCCGCAGCTGATAGTGCAACTGCGTTTCTGCGGGCGCCAAGCCTGCGGCCGCTTCCTCCGCGCCTACCGCGAGGGGGCGCTGCGCGCCGCGCTGCAGGGGTGCCTGGCGGCGGCGCTCACCCTGCAGTCCTTGTCGTTGGAACTGGAGCTGCGCGCTGGCGCAGAGCGGCTGGACACCTTGCTGACCGATGAGGAGCGCTGTTTGAATTGCATCTTCGCCCAGAAG cccgaccggctccgggacgagGAACTCGTTGAGTTGGAGAATGTGCTCCGGAATCTGACGTGTGGCTCAGGGGTCCAGGGTGGCAACGTGGAGGTCGCTCCAGCCCCCTCGCGGCCCCTGGCACCCTCTCCGTCGCAGGAgaagccgccgccgccgccgccatctggccagacttttctgttccagggtcAGCCTGTAG TGAACCGGCCGCTGAGCCTGCAGGACCAGCAGACGTTCGCGCGCTCAGTGGGCCTCAAATGGCGCAAGGTGGGGCGCTCCCTGCAGCGAAGCTGCCGCGCGCTGCGGGACCCGGTGCTCGACTCCCTGGCCTATGAGTACGAGCGCGAGGGTCTGTACGAGCAGGCCTTCCAGCTGCTGAGGCGCTTCGTGCAGGCCGAGGGCCGCCGCGCCACGCTGCAGCGCTTGGTGGAGGCGCTCGAGGAGAACGAGCTCACCAGCCTGGCAGAGGACTTGCTGGGCCTGGCAAATCCCGATGGCGGCCTGGCCTAG
- the TRADD gene encoding tumor necrosis factor receptor type 1-associated DEATH domain protein isoform X2 yields the protein MLKIHRSDPQLIVQLRFCGRQACGRFLRAYREGALRAALQGCLAAALTLQSLSLELELRAGAERLDTLLTDEERCLNCIFAQKPDRLRDEELVELENVLRNLTCGSGVQGGNVEVAPAPSRPLAPSPSQEKPPPPPPSGQTFLFQGQPVVNRPLSLQDQQTFARSVGLKWRKVGRSLQRSCRALRDPVLDSLAYEYEREGLYEQAFQLLRRFVQAEGRRATLQRLVEALEENELTSLAEDLLGLANPDGGLA from the exons ATGCTCAAGATCCACCGTAGCGATCCGCAGCTGATAGTGCAACTGCGTTTCTGCGGGCGCCAAGCCTGCGGCCGCTTCCTCCGCGCCTACCGCGAGGGGGCGCTGCGCGCCGCGCTGCAGGGGTGCCTGGCGGCGGCGCTCACCCTGCAGTCCTTGTCGTTGGAACTGGAGCTGCGCGCTGGCGCAGAGCGGCTGGACACCTTGCTGACCGATGAGGAGCGCTGTTTGAATTGCATCTTCGCCCAGAAG cccgaccggctccgggacgagGAACTCGTTGAGTTGGAGAATGTGCTCCGGAATCTGACGTGTGGCTCAGGGGTCCAGGGTGGCAACGTGGAGGTCGCTCCAGCCCCCTCGCGGCCCCTGGCACCCTCTCCGTCGCAGGAgaagccgccgccgccgccgccatctggccagacttttctgttccagggtcAGCCTGTAG TGAACCGGCCGCTGAGCCTGCAGGACCAGCAGACGTTCGCGCGCTCAGTGGGCCTCAAATGGCGCAAGGTGGGGCGCTCCCTGCAGCGAAGCTGCCGCGCGCTGCGGGACCCGGTGCTCGACTCCCTGGCCTATGAGTACGAGCGCGAGGGTCTGTACGAGCAGGCCTTCCAGCTGCTGAGGCGCTTCGTGCAGGCCGAGGGCCGCCGCGCCACGCTGCAGCGCTTGGTGGAGGCGCTCGAGGAGAACGAGCTCACCAGCCTGGCAGAGGACTTGCTGGGCCTGGCAAATCCCGATGGCGGCCTGGCCTAG
- the FBXL8 gene encoding F-box/LRR-repeat protein 8, with the protein MAEPGEQLPEEVLALIFRHLPLRDRAAAARVCRSWAAAATCSAVWHDTNISCDSEREGVLPPYLSACLDHIHNLRLEFEPSREPSRRAATQLLTALASRTPGLRGLRLECRGEKPLFDAGRDVLEAVHAICRAARALRHLDLRRLPFTLDDALVLQAARGCPELRSLFLDNGTLVGSVGPDSVLELLEACPQLRALGLHLASLSRTALEALAAPDRAPFALLAVRCACPEDARAPPLPDETWAALRRRHPELAVELELEPALPAESVTRVLQPAVPVAALRLCLSGDTVGPVRFAARHYAATLRALEIRAAASAELDAALELLAARCVGLREVHCFCVVRPSVLHAFRAHCPRLRSYTLKLTREPHPWRPTLVA; encoded by the exons ATGGCCGAGCCTGGAGAGCAACTGCCGGAGGAGGTGCTGGCGCTCATCTTCCGCCACCTGCCCCTGCGGGACCGTGCTGCTGCCGCCAGGGTCTGCAGATCctgggctgctgctgccacctgcaGCGCTGTGTGGCACGACACGAACATCAG TTGCGACAGTGAGCGAGAAGGCGTGCTGCCACCATATCTGTCCGCCTGCCTGGACCACATTCACAACCTACGTCTGGAGTTTGAGCCCTCGAGGGAGCCGAGCCGCCGGGCGGCCACGCAGTTGCTGACCGCACTGGCGAGCCGTACCCCTGGACTTCGAGGCCTACGCCTGGAGTGCCGCGGGGAGAAGCCGCTCTTCGACGCGGGCCGCGATGTCCTGGAGGCCGTGCATGCCATCTGCCGGGCCGCCCGTGCGCTGCGCCACCTCGACCTGCGGCGCTTGCCCTTCACACTGGATGACGCGCTGGTGCTGCAGGCGGCACGCGGCTGCCCCGAGCTCCGCAGCCTTTTCCTGGACAACGGTACACTGGTGGGCAGCGTGGGGCCGGACTCTGTGCTGGAGCTACTAGAGGCCTGCCCGCAACTGCGCGCCCTCGGCCTGCACCTGGCCAGCCTTTCGCGCACCGCTCTCGAGGCGCTGGCGGCGCCGGATCGCGCGCCTTTTGCGCTCCTGGCCGTGCGGTGCGCGTGCCCCGAGGACGCACGCGCGCCGCCTCTGCCCGACGAAACCTGGGCAGCGTTGCGCCGCCGCCACCCTGAGCTGGcggtggagctggagctggagcccgCGCTGCCTGCCGAGAGTGTGACGCGCGTCCTGCAGCCTGCGGTGCCCGTGGCTGCGCTTCGCCTCTGCCTCTCTGGGGACACTGTAGGGCCGGTGCGCTTCGCAGCGCGCCACTACGCCGCAACCTTGCGCGCGCTGGAGATCCGCGCAGCCGCCTCGGCGGAGCTGGACGCCGCACTGGAGTTGCTGGCTGCACGCTGCGTGGGCCTGCGCGAAGTGCACTGCTTCTGCGTGGTGCGACCCTCAGTGCTGCACGCCTTCCGCGCGCACTGCCCGCGCCTGCGCAGCTACACACTCAAACTAACGCGGGAGCCACATCCCTGGCGGCCCACGTTGGTGGCGTGA